One genomic window of Comamonas serinivorans includes the following:
- the scpA gene encoding methylmalonyl-CoA mutase, producing the protein MSNAPEFKPATLADWEKAASKAAPEGKLENLNWVTPDGITVKPLYTAEDTANLAYTNTLPGLEPFIRGPQATMYAGRPWTIRQYAGFSTAEESNAFYRRALAAGGQGVSVAFDLATHRGYDSDHPRVEGDVGKAGVAIDSVEDMKILFDGIPLDKVSVSMTMNGAVLPILAGYVVAAEEQGVSQDKLAGTIQNDILKEFMVRNTYIYPPEPSMKIIGDIIEYTAQNMPKFNSISISGYHMQEAGANQALELAFTLADGKEYVKTAINKGMDVDAFAGRLSFFWAIGMNFYLEVAKMRAARLLWCRIMKGFDAKSPKSLMLRTHCQTSGWSLTEQDPYNNVVRTTIEAMAAVFGGTQSLHTNAFDEAIALPTDFSARIARNTQLIIQEETHITNVIDPWAGSYMMEKLTQDMADKAWAIIEEVEAMGGMTKAVDSGWAKLKIEAAAAEKQAMIDSGKDVIVGVNKYKLAKEDPVDILEIDNVKVREGQIARLNQIKATRDQAAVDQALAALSASAASGQGNLLDLSIQAIRARATVGEVSDAMEKSFGRHRADTQKVTGVYAAAYDSAEGWEQIKQDIGAFAEREGRRPRVMIAKLGQDGHDRGAKVVATAFADLGFDVDIGSLFQTPEECARQAIENDVHAVGVSTLAAGHKTLVPAIIAELKKQGADDIVVFVGGVVPRQDYDFLYAAGVKGIYGPGTAIPESAKHVLTQIEKSLGVKA; encoded by the coding sequence ATGAGCAACGCCCCCGAATTCAAACCCGCAACCCTGGCCGATTGGGAAAAAGCCGCCAGCAAAGCCGCGCCCGAGGGCAAGCTGGAGAACCTGAATTGGGTCACGCCCGACGGCATCACCGTCAAGCCGCTGTACACGGCCGAAGACACGGCCAACCTGGCCTACACCAACACGTTGCCGGGCCTGGAGCCCTTCATCCGCGGCCCGCAAGCCACCATGTACGCCGGCCGTCCCTGGACGATTCGCCAGTACGCCGGGTTTTCCACGGCGGAGGAATCGAATGCCTTCTACCGCCGTGCGCTGGCGGCAGGCGGTCAGGGCGTGTCGGTGGCGTTCGACCTGGCCACGCACCGCGGCTACGACTCGGATCACCCGCGCGTCGAAGGCGACGTGGGCAAGGCCGGCGTGGCCATCGACTCGGTCGAGGACATGAAGATCCTGTTCGATGGCATCCCGCTGGACAAGGTGTCGGTCTCCATGACCATGAACGGCGCCGTGCTGCCGATTCTGGCCGGCTACGTGGTGGCCGCCGAAGAGCAGGGCGTCTCGCAGGACAAGCTGGCCGGAACGATTCAGAACGACATTCTGAAAGAGTTCATGGTGCGCAACACCTACATCTACCCGCCCGAGCCGTCGATGAAGATCATCGGCGACATCATCGAGTACACGGCGCAGAACATGCCCAAGTTCAACTCGATCTCGATCTCGGGCTACCACATGCAGGAAGCCGGCGCCAACCAGGCGCTTGAGCTGGCCTTCACGCTGGCCGACGGCAAGGAGTACGTGAAGACCGCCATCAACAAGGGCATGGACGTGGACGCCTTCGCCGGTCGCCTGTCCTTCTTCTGGGCCATTGGCATGAACTTCTACCTCGAAGTCGCCAAGATGCGCGCCGCCCGCCTGCTGTGGTGCCGCATCATGAAGGGCTTCGACGCCAAGAGCCCCAAGAGCCTGATGCTGCGCACGCACTGCCAGACCTCGGGCTGGTCGCTGACCGAGCAGGACCCCTACAACAACGTGGTGCGCACCACCATCGAAGCCATGGCCGCCGTGTTCGGGGGCACGCAGTCGCTGCACACCAACGCCTTCGACGAAGCCATTGCGCTGCCGACCGATTTCTCGGCCCGCATCGCCCGCAACACCCAGCTCATCATCCAGGAAGAGACGCACATCACCAACGTGATCGACCCCTGGGCCGGCTCGTACATGATGGAGAAGCTGACCCAGGACATGGCCGACAAGGCCTGGGCCATCATCGAGGAAGTCGAAGCCATGGGCGGCATGACCAAGGCCGTGGACAGCGGCTGGGCCAAGCTCAAGATCGAAGCCGCCGCGGCCGAGAAGCAGGCCATGATCGACTCCGGCAAGGACGTGATCGTCGGCGTCAACAAGTACAAGCTGGCCAAGGAAGACCCGGTCGACATCCTCGAGATCGACAACGTCAAGGTGCGCGAAGGCCAGATCGCCCGCCTGAACCAGATCAAGGCCACGCGCGACCAGGCGGCGGTGGACCAGGCGCTGGCCGCGCTGTCGGCCTCGGCCGCCAGTGGCCAGGGCAACCTGCTGGACCTGTCCATCCAGGCCATCCGTGCCCGCGCCACCGTGGGTGAAGTCTCCGACGCGATGGAGAAGTCCTTCGGCCGCCACCGCGCTGACACGCAAAAGGTGACCGGTGTGTATGCAGCCGCTTACGACTCGGCCGAAGGCTGGGAGCAGATCAAGCAGGACATCGGCGCCTTTGCCGAGCGCGAAGGCCGTCGCCCCCGCGTGATGATCGCCAAGCTGGGCCAGGACGGCCACGACCGTGGTGCCAAGGTCGTCGCCACGGCGTTCGCTGACCTGGGCTTTGACGTGGACATCGGCAGCCTGTTCCAGACGCCCGAAGAGTGCGCCCGCCAGGCCATCGAAAACGACGTGCACGCCGTGGGCGTCTCCACGCTGGCCGCCGGTCACAAGACCCTGGTGCCCGCCATCATTGCCGAGCTGAAAAAGCAGGGCGCCGATGACATCGTCGTCTTCGTCGGCGGCGTGGTGCCGCGCCAGGACTACGACTTCCTGTATGCGGCCGGCGTCAAGGGCATCTATGGCCCCGGCACCGCGATCCCCGAGTCGGCCAAGCACGTGCTGACGCAGATCGAGAAGTCGCTGGGCGTCAAGGCCTGA
- the meaB gene encoding methylmalonyl Co-A mutase-associated GTPase MeaB — translation MDTTDRIQHLTAPASPAQQRRAMAKAITLLESTRADHREQADALLNALLPHTGRCLRLGISGVPGVGKSTFIEALGVYLIEQGLRVAVLAIDPSSTVSGGSILGDKTRMERLSVLESAYIRPSPSSGNLGGVAEKTREAMLVCEAAGYDVVIVETVGVGQSEIAVHGMTDMFVLLQLPNAGDDLQAIKKGVMEIADLVVINKADIDPDAATRARVQIQSAMRLLGMHGNPDHMHQDTVWQPQVMQISGLLGQGLDGFWAAVQEFERLNQANGRFAARRQQQATRWMWERIEAGLKQAFRANPAVQAALPALQQAVLDGQCAPSVAARQLLQAHAATVTEAAGASGALASSVN, via the coding sequence ATGGACACCACGGACCGCATCCAGCACCTGACCGCCCCGGCATCGCCCGCGCAACAGCGCCGGGCCATGGCCAAGGCCATCACGCTGCTGGAATCGACGCGCGCCGACCACCGCGAGCAGGCCGATGCGCTGCTCAACGCGCTGCTGCCGCACACCGGCCGATGCCTGCGGCTGGGCATCAGCGGCGTGCCCGGCGTGGGCAAGTCCACCTTCATCGAAGCGCTGGGCGTGTACCTGATCGAGCAAGGCCTGCGCGTGGCCGTGCTGGCCATCGATCCCTCGTCCACCGTGTCGGGCGGTTCCATCCTGGGCGACAAGACGCGCATGGAGCGCCTGTCGGTGCTTGAAAGCGCCTACATCCGCCCCAGCCCGAGCAGCGGCAACCTGGGCGGCGTGGCCGAGAAGACGCGCGAGGCCATGCTGGTCTGCGAGGCCGCGGGTTACGACGTGGTCATCGTCGAGACCGTGGGCGTGGGCCAGAGCGAAATCGCCGTGCACGGCATGACCGACATGTTCGTGCTGCTGCAGTTGCCCAACGCGGGCGACGACCTGCAGGCCATCAAGAAGGGCGTGATGGAGATCGCCGACCTGGTGGTCATCAACAAGGCCGACATCGACCCCGACGCCGCGACGCGCGCCCGCGTGCAGATCCAGTCGGCCATGCGCCTGCTGGGCATGCACGGCAACCCCGACCACATGCACCAGGACACGGTGTGGCAGCCCCAAGTCATGCAGATCAGCGGCTTGCTGGGCCAGGGGCTCGACGGCTTCTGGGCCGCCGTGCAGGAGTTTGAGCGCCTGAACCAGGCCAACGGCCGCTTTGCCGCCCGCCGCCAGCAACAGGCCACCCGCTGGATGTGGGAGCGCATCGAGGCCGGGCTCAAGCAGGCCTTCCGGGCCAACCCCGCGGTGCAGGCGGCCCTGCCGGCGTTGCAGCAGGCGGTGCTCGACGGGCAGTGCGCGCCCTCGGTGGCGGCGCGTCAGCTGCTGCAGGCCCACGCCGCCACGGTGACCGAGGCGGCTGGCGCCAGCGGCGCGTTGGCCTCATCGGTAAATTGA
- a CDS encoding acyl-CoA carboxylase subunit beta: MKHILQELEKKRAAARLGGGQKRIDAQHAKGKLTARERIEALLDEGSFEEWDMFVEHRCHDFGMAENKIPGDGVVTGYGTINGRLVFIFSQDFTVFGGALSEAHAEKICKVMDQAMKVGAPVIGLNDSGGARIQEGVASLGGYAEVFQRNVMASGVIPQISLIMGPSAGGAVYSPAMTDFIFMVKDSSYMFVTGPEVVKTVTHETVTAEELGGAITHTTKSGVADMAFENDVEALLMMRRLFNYLPLSNREKPPVRQSGDPIDRKELSLDTLVPDNPNKPYDMKELIAKTVDDGDFFELQPEYAKNIIIGFARMDGQTVGIVANQPLVLAGCLDIKSSIKAARFVRFCDAFNIPVVTFVDVPGFMPGTSQEYGGIIKHGAKLLYAYAECTVPKITVITRKAYGGAYDVMASKHLRGDVNLAWPNAEIAVMGAKGAVEIIFREDKNDPVKLAAREAEYKDRFANPFVAGARGFIDDVILPHETRKRICRSLTMLKDKKVENPWRKHGNIPL, encoded by the coding sequence ATGAAACACATCCTGCAAGAACTTGAGAAGAAGCGCGCCGCAGCCCGTCTGGGCGGTGGCCAAAAGCGCATCGACGCCCAGCACGCCAAGGGCAAGCTGACGGCGCGTGAGCGCATCGAAGCCCTGCTGGACGAAGGCAGCTTCGAGGAATGGGACATGTTCGTGGAGCACCGCTGCCACGACTTCGGCATGGCCGAGAACAAGATCCCCGGCGATGGCGTGGTGACGGGCTACGGCACCATCAACGGCCGCCTGGTCTTCATCTTCAGCCAGGACTTCACGGTGTTCGGCGGCGCGCTGTCGGAAGCCCACGCCGAAAAAATCTGCAAGGTGATGGACCAGGCCATGAAGGTCGGGGCCCCCGTCATCGGCCTGAACGACTCGGGCGGCGCCCGCATCCAGGAAGGCGTGGCCTCGCTCGGTGGTTATGCCGAGGTGTTCCAGCGCAACGTGATGGCCAGCGGCGTGATCCCGCAGATCAGCCTGATCATGGGCCCCAGCGCCGGCGGCGCCGTGTATTCGCCGGCCATGACCGACTTCATCTTCATGGTCAAGGACAGCTCGTACATGTTCGTGACCGGCCCCGAGGTGGTGAAGACCGTGACGCACGAAACCGTGACGGCCGAAGAGCTGGGCGGTGCCATCACGCACACGACCAAGAGCGGCGTGGCCGACATGGCCTTCGAGAACGACGTGGAGGCGCTGCTGATGATGCGCCGCCTGTTCAACTACCTGCCGCTGTCCAACCGCGAGAAGCCGCCCGTGCGCCAAAGCGGCGACCCGATCGACCGCAAGGAACTCTCGCTCGACACCCTGGTGCCGGACAACCCCAACAAGCCCTACGACATGAAGGAGCTGATCGCCAAGACGGTGGACGACGGCGACTTCTTCGAGCTGCAGCCCGAGTACGCCAAGAACATCATTATCGGCTTCGCGCGCATGGACGGCCAGACGGTGGGCATCGTCGCCAACCAGCCGCTGGTGCTGGCCGGCTGCCTGGACATCAAGTCGTCGATCAAGGCCGCGCGCTTCGTGCGCTTTTGCGATGCCTTCAACATCCCCGTGGTCACCTTCGTCGACGTGCCCGGCTTCATGCCCGGCACCAGCCAGGAGTACGGCGGCATCATCAAGCACGGCGCCAAGCTGCTGTACGCCTACGCCGAGTGCACGGTGCCCAAGATCACGGTGATCACGCGCAAGGCCTACGGCGGCGCGTACGACGTGATGGCGTCCAAGCACCTGCGCGGGGACGTGAACCTGGCCTGGCCCAACGCCGAGATCGCGGTGATGGGCGCCAAGGGCGCGGTGGAGATCATCTTCCGCGAGGACAAGAACGACCCCGTCAAGCTGGCCGCGCGCGAGGCCGAATACAAGGACCGCTTTGCCAACCCCTTCGTCGCCGGCGCGCGGGGCTTCATCGACGACGTCATCCTGCCGCATGAAACCCGCAAGCGCATCTGCCGCTCGCTGACCATGCTCAAGGACAAGAAGGTCGAGAACCCCTGGCGCAAGCACGGGAACATCCCGCTGTAA
- a CDS encoding VOC family protein: protein MEPRLTLITLGVADVARATAFYERLGFVRGASSNAQISFFQAGGVVLALFGRQALAEDAQIAADAPGVQAPTGFAGVSLAHNARSEAEVDAVLAEAVAAGAHLVKPAHRVFWGGYSGYFADLDGHLWEVAHNPHLPLNAAGMPVLPMKDDR, encoded by the coding sequence ATGGAACCGCGCCTGACCCTGATCACCCTGGGCGTGGCCGATGTGGCCCGTGCGACGGCGTTCTACGAGCGCCTGGGCTTCGTGCGCGGTGCGAGCAGCAACGCGCAGATCAGCTTTTTTCAGGCTGGCGGCGTGGTGCTCGCGCTGTTCGGCCGCCAGGCCCTGGCCGAAGATGCGCAGATCGCCGCCGACGCGCCGGGTGTGCAGGCGCCGACCGGATTTGCCGGCGTTTCGCTGGCGCACAACGCGCGCAGCGAGGCCGAGGTGGACGCCGTGCTGGCCGAAGCCGTGGCCGCGGGTGCGCACTTGGTCAAGCCCGCGCACCGCGTGTTCTGGGGCGGCTACTCGGGTTACTTCGCCGACCTCGATGGCCACCTGTGGGAGGTGGCCCACAACCCGCATTTGCCGCTGAATGCGGCGGGTATGCCCGTGTTGCCGATGAAAGATGATCGGTAA
- a CDS encoding YdcF family protein: MSGAAITSTRRAVVLPPRTPMRAWPPSSWLLAAVGSVLALDGLALLLFKGMASLGVTLPLGIGVALLVFVVWRPAVQTWMRASRWRRVVWQLALAAAVLWLLSLAVFFVRLAQLPHGAQAVAQLAPHAIIVLGSSTPQGQPSPALQARLDLAHELAQRFPQAVVAVSGGVDFGETVSEGQVMGDYLRAQGLPAARIVQEEASTSTDLNLKLSQPLLAARGVAVTDAVVVVTSDFHTARAQAIAQRQGWQQVQTVGAPTPLYLRYNAWLREYFAQASSRLLGEM, encoded by the coding sequence ATGAGCGGGGCCGCCATCACGTCCACCCGCCGGGCTGTGGTGCTGCCGCCCCGCACGCCGATGCGTGCGTGGCCGCCGTCGTCCTGGCTGCTGGCCGCGGTGGGCTCGGTGCTGGCGTTGGATGGGCTGGCGCTGCTGCTGTTCAAGGGCATGGCCAGCCTGGGCGTGACGCTGCCGCTGGGGATCGGCGTGGCGCTGCTGGTGTTCGTGGTGTGGCGCCCGGCCGTGCAGACCTGGATGCGGGCCAGTCGTTGGCGGCGCGTCGTCTGGCAGCTGGCACTGGCCGCCGCGGTGCTGTGGTTGCTCAGCCTGGCGGTGTTTTTCGTCCGCCTGGCGCAGCTGCCGCATGGGGCGCAGGCCGTGGCACAGCTGGCACCGCACGCGATCATCGTGCTGGGCTCCAGCACACCCCAGGGCCAGCCCTCGCCAGCCCTGCAGGCGCGCCTGGACCTGGCGCACGAGCTGGCGCAGCGCTTTCCGCAGGCCGTGGTCGCCGTGAGCGGCGGGGTGGACTTTGGCGAGACCGTGAGCGAGGGCCAGGTGATGGGCGACTACCTGCGGGCCCAGGGCCTGCCGGCCGCGCGCATCGTGCAGGAGGAAGCCAGCACCAGCACCGACCTGAACCTCAAGCTCAGCCAGCCGCTGCTGGCCGCGCGCGGGGTGGCGGTGACCGACGCCGTGGTCGTGGTGACCAGCGACTTCCACACCGCGCGGGCGCAGGCGATTGCCCAGCGCCAGGGCTGGCAACAGGTGCAGACCGTGGGCGCGCCCACGCCGCTGTACCTGCGCTACAACGCCTGGCTGCGCGAGTACTTTGCGCAGGCCTCGAGCCGCCTGCTGGGGGAGATGTGA
- a CDS encoding acetyl-CoA carboxylase biotin carboxylase subunit: protein MFTKILIANRGEIACRVIATAKKMGIQTVAVYSEADAEARHVKLADEAVLLGPAPSRESYLVADKIIAAAKETGAQAIHPGYGFLSENEAFAKRCEDEGIAFIGPKAHSIAAMGDKIASKKLANEAKVNTIPGYNDPIPDAQTAVGIAKGIGYPVMIKASAGGGGKGLRVAYNDKEALEGFTACQNEARNSFGDDRIFIEKFVQEPRHIEIQILGDSHGNVIYLNERECSIQRRHQKVIEEAPSPFISDATRKAMGEQAVALAKAVQYQSAGTVEFVVGKDQDFYFLEMNTRLQVEHPVTECITGLDLVEQMIRVAAGEKLAITQADVKRDGWAIECRINAEDPFRNFLPSTGRLVRFQPPEQTMWQGDTGHLQGVRVDTGVTEGGEIPMFYDSMIAKLIVHGKDRNEAIAKMREALNGFVIRGISSNIPFQAALLAHPDFVSGKFNTGFIAEHYPQGFTLEHANAVDKNLLAALATYVHRRARVRATLITGQMQGRNYEPRQVYAAMCLGEGGKVERKDVRAIPGDSKTAMTLEVDGQTYVIDATWQLGEIRVNGTINGQPFTAQVERGTPKNPLAIRVIYNGSQLDVLPLLERTADLFVHMPYKAPPDMSKFVLSPMPGLLVDVTVQPGQKVEAGERVAVIEAMKMENVLFATADGVVKSVTAAKGESLAVDQAIIEFE from the coding sequence ATGTTCACCAAAATCCTGATTGCGAACCGCGGCGAAATCGCCTGCCGCGTGATTGCCACCGCCAAGAAGATGGGCATCCAGACGGTTGCCGTGTATTCGGAGGCCGACGCCGAGGCGCGTCACGTCAAGCTGGCCGACGAGGCCGTGCTGCTGGGCCCGGCGCCCTCGCGCGAGTCCTATTTGGTGGCCGACAAGATCATTGCTGCCGCCAAGGAAACCGGCGCGCAGGCCATCCACCCCGGCTACGGCTTCCTGAGTGAGAACGAGGCCTTTGCCAAGCGCTGCGAAGACGAGGGCATTGCCTTCATCGGCCCCAAGGCGCATTCGATCGCCGCCATGGGCGACAAGATCGCCTCCAAGAAGCTGGCGAACGAGGCCAAGGTCAACACCATCCCCGGCTACAACGACCCGATTCCCGATGCGCAAACCGCCGTGGGCATTGCCAAGGGCATCGGCTACCCGGTGATGATCAAGGCCAGCGCCGGCGGCGGCGGCAAGGGCCTGCGCGTGGCCTACAACGACAAGGAAGCGCTGGAAGGCTTCACCGCCTGCCAGAACGAAGCGCGCAACAGCTTCGGCGATGACCGCATCTTCATCGAGAAGTTCGTGCAGGAGCCGCGCCACATCGAGATCCAGATCCTGGGCGACAGCCACGGCAACGTGATCTATTTGAACGAGCGCGAGTGCTCGATCCAGCGCCGCCACCAGAAGGTCATCGAAGAGGCGCCGTCGCCCTTCATCAGCGACGCCACGCGCAAGGCCATGGGCGAGCAGGCCGTGGCCCTGGCCAAGGCCGTGCAGTACCAGTCGGCCGGCACCGTGGAATTCGTGGTCGGCAAGGACCAGGACTTCTACTTCCTGGAGATGAACACCCGCCTGCAGGTGGAGCACCCGGTGACCGAGTGCATCACCGGCCTGGACCTGGTGGAGCAGATGATCCGCGTGGCGGCCGGCGAAAAGCTGGCCATCACCCAGGCCGACGTGAAGCGCGATGGCTGGGCCATCGAGTGCCGCATCAACGCCGAAGACCCGTTCCGCAACTTCCTGCCCTCGACCGGCCGCCTGGTGCGTTTCCAGCCGCCCGAGCAGACCATGTGGCAGGGCGATACCGGCCACCTGCAGGGTGTGCGCGTGGACACCGGCGTGACCGAAGGCGGCGAGATCCCGATGTTCTACGACTCGATGATCGCCAAGCTCATCGTGCACGGCAAGGACCGCAACGAGGCCATCGCCAAGATGCGCGAGGCGCTGAACGGCTTCGTGATCCGCGGCATCAGCTCGAACATCCCGTTCCAGGCCGCGCTGCTGGCCCACCCCGACTTCGTCTCGGGCAAGTTCAACACCGGCTTCATCGCCGAGCACTACCCGCAGGGCTTCACGCTCGAGCACGCGAACGCCGTCGACAAGAACCTGCTGGCTGCGCTGGCCACCTACGTGCACCGCCGTGCCCGCGTGCGTGCCACGCTGATCACGGGCCAGATGCAGGGCCGCAACTATGAGCCGCGCCAGGTCTATGCCGCCATGTGCCTGGGCGAGGGCGGCAAGGTCGAGCGCAAGGACGTGCGGGCCATTCCGGGCGACAGCAAGACCGCCATGACGCTGGAGGTGGACGGCCAGACCTACGTCATCGACGCCACCTGGCAGCTGGGCGAAATCCGCGTCAACGGCACCATCAACGGCCAGCCGTTCACGGCGCAGGTCGAGCGCGGCACGCCCAAGAACCCGCTGGCGATCCGCGTCATCTACAACGGCAGCCAGCTCGATGTGCTGCCGCTGCTCGAGCGCACGGCTGACCTGTTCGTGCACATGCCCTACAAGGCACCGCCGGACATGAGCAAGTTCGTGCTGTCGCCCATGCCCGGTCTGCTGGTGGACGTGACCGTGCAGCCCGGCCAGAAGGTCGAGGCCGGCGAGCGCGTGGCCGTGATCGAGGCCATGAAGATGGAGAACGTGCTGTTCGCCACCGCCGACGGCGTGGTCAAGTCCGTCACGGCCGCCAAGGGCGAAAGCCTGGCCGTGGACCAGGCCATCATCGAATTCGAGTGA
- the bioB gene encoding biotin synthase BioB: METVSAPITLHRRSAAASAQTAGAPAAQTEGQPRWSVESIQALLDLPFNELLYRAQSVHRAHWPAGDVELTTLLSVKTGGCPENCGYCPQSAEFDTDVKAQKLMSVDEVTRAAQAAKDAGATRFCMGAAWRAPKDRDIEKVSELIRAVKGLGLQSCATLGMLEGHQAQALREAGLDYYNHNLDTAPDYYGEIVDTRTYQDRLDTLAHVRAAGISVCCGGIVGMGETVAHRAGLIAELANLDPYPESVPINSLVRVPGTPLADAPPIDPLDFVRVIAVARITMPTSRVRLSAGRQQLGDAVQALCFLAGANSIFYGDKLLVTGNPDVEADRQLLAKLGLQGRATQVQPDHHHA, translated from the coding sequence ATGGAGACCGTGAGCGCCCCCATCACGCTGCATCGCCGCTCGGCAGCGGCATCCGCTCAGACAGCCGGTGCGCCGGCAGCGCAGACCGAGGGACAACCCCGGTGGTCGGTGGAGTCCATCCAGGCCCTGCTCGATCTGCCCTTCAACGAGCTGCTCTACCGCGCCCAGAGCGTGCACCGCGCGCATTGGCCGGCCGGCGATGTGGAGCTGACCACGCTGCTGTCGGTGAAGACCGGCGGCTGCCCCGAAAACTGCGGCTATTGCCCGCAGTCGGCCGAGTTCGACACGGACGTGAAAGCACAAAAGCTGATGAGTGTCGATGAGGTGACGCGCGCTGCGCAGGCCGCCAAGGACGCAGGCGCCACGCGCTTTTGCATGGGGGCTGCCTGGCGCGCGCCCAAGGACCGCGACATCGAGAAGGTCAGCGAGCTGATCCGCGCCGTCAAAGGCCTGGGCCTGCAGTCGTGCGCCACGCTGGGCATGCTGGAAGGCCACCAGGCGCAGGCGCTGCGCGAGGCGGGCCTGGATTACTACAACCACAACCTGGACACGGCGCCCGACTACTACGGCGAGATCGTGGACACGCGCACCTACCAGGATCGGCTGGACACGCTGGCCCACGTGCGCGCGGCCGGCATCAGCGTGTGCTGCGGCGGCATCGTGGGCATGGGGGAAACCGTGGCGCACCGCGCCGGCCTCATCGCCGAGCTGGCCAACCTCGACCCCTATCCCGAGTCCGTGCCCATCAACAGCCTGGTGCGCGTGCCCGGCACGCCGCTGGCCGATGCACCGCCCATCGATCCGCTGGACTTCGTGCGCGTGATTGCGGTGGCGCGCATCACCATGCCCACCTCGCGCGTGCGCCTGTCGGCGGGCCGCCAGCAGCTGGGCGATGCGGTGCAGGCGCTGTGCTTCCTGGCCGGCGCCAACTCCATCTTCTATGGCGACAAGCTGCTGGTGACCGGCAACCCCGATGTGGAGGCCGACCGCCAGCTGCTGGCCAAGCTGGGCCTGCAGGGCCGTGCCACGCAGGTGCAGCCCGACCACCACCATGCCTGA
- a CDS encoding VOC family protein → MVSLEKRPFKVLGIQQIAIGGTDKQRMKTLWVDMFGLEQTGTFKSESENVDEDILAMGSGAHKVEVDIMQPLDINKKPAVHTTPLNHIGLWIDDLPKCVEWLTAKGVRFAPGGIRKGAAGFDICFLHPKANDEFPIAGEGVLIELVQAPAEVIAALG, encoded by the coding sequence ATGGTTAGCCTGGAAAAACGCCCGTTCAAAGTCTTGGGCATTCAGCAGATCGCCATTGGCGGCACCGACAAGCAGCGCATGAAAACGCTGTGGGTGGACATGTTCGGCCTGGAGCAGACCGGCACCTTCAAGAGCGAGAGCGAGAACGTGGACGAGGACATCCTGGCCATGGGCAGCGGCGCCCACAAGGTCGAGGTGGACATCATGCAGCCGCTGGACATCAACAAGAAGCCGGCCGTGCACACCACGCCGCTGAACCACATCGGCCTGTGGATCGATGACCTGCCCAAGTGCGTGGAATGGCTCACCGCCAAGGGCGTGCGCTTTGCGCCCGGCGGCATCCGCAAGGGCGCGGCGGGTTTCGACATCTGCTTTCTGCATCCCAAGGCGAACGACGAGTTCCCGATTGCGGGCGAGGGCGTGCTGATCGAGCTGGTGCAGGCGCCGGCCGAGGTGATTGCCGCGCTGGGGTGA
- a CDS encoding universal stress protein, with protein sequence MYKRILVATDGSDLSQKAVTHAIGLAGLCKAEIVVVKVVPRYPQTYFEGSMSLTESDAERIEAQWAKDSQAIVDAALQQATGAGVTAVGKVIKSDVVSDALIGTAKDEHADLIVMSSHGRKGISRLLLGSETQQVLTHSAIPVLVLR encoded by the coding sequence ATGTACAAGCGAATCCTGGTGGCCACCGATGGCTCGGACCTGTCCCAAAAAGCCGTGACCCATGCCATCGGACTGGCTGGCCTGTGCAAGGCCGAAATCGTCGTGGTCAAGGTCGTGCCGCGCTACCCGCAGACCTACTTCGAGGGCTCGATGAGCCTCACCGAATCGGATGCGGAGCGCATCGAAGCCCAATGGGCGAAGGACAGCCAGGCCATCGTCGACGCCGCGCTGCAACAGGCCACGGGCGCAGGCGTCACAGCCGTTGGCAAGGTGATCAAGTCGGACGTGGTGTCCGACGCCCTCATCGGCACGGCCAAGGACGAGCATGCCGACCTCATCGTCATGTCCTCGCATGGCCGCAAGGGCATCTCGCGGCTGCTGCTGGGCAGCGAAACGCAGCAGGTGCTCACGCACTCGGCCATCCCGGTGCTGGTCCTGCGCTGA